The Kluyveromyces lactis strain NRRL Y-1140 chromosome B complete sequence genome contains a region encoding:
- the NHX1 gene encoding bifunctional K:H/Na:H antiporter NHX1 (similar to uniprot|Q04121 Saccharomyces cerevisiae YDR456W NHX1 Endosomal Na+/H+ exchanger) — translation MKGTLVSIVLLAIKAQLARAGEDGGPLDEGEPGDETPIPDDPEDVNPITEEMFSSWALFILLFLLIAALWSSYMLTRKRVRAVHETVLSIFYGMLVGLIIRLTPGHYIQDTVTFNSSYFFNVLLPPIILNSGYELNQVNFFNNIVSILTFAIPGTLISAVVLGTILFIWTSLGLEGINISFVDALSVGATLSATDPVTILSIFNAYKVDPKLYTIIFGESLLNDAISIVMFETCQKFHGKKLQFSSFFEGIGMFMMTFTVSLLIGCMIGMLVALFLKHTYIRRYPQIESCIILLVAYQSYFFSNGCHMSGIVSLLFCGITLKHYAYYNMSRRTQVTLKYIFQLLARLSENFIFIYLGLALFTEVELVYKPMLIIITAISICVARWSAVLPLSNFVNWFYRMKTLRSMGLNANSESEYSIPDEIPYQYQMMVFWAGLRGAVGVALAMGIQGEFKFTLLATVLVVVVLTVIIFGGTTASMLEILNIKTGCVDENDISDDEFDIEAPRPISLANSSLNLSTDFRSDFPPLATSVNAAAGIISPEDTPSQQLNGPRFSFDGAQIRSSVDKIFQQDQWFANFDEQVLKPVFLDNNSAIPSQTNTKSSNSPNDMSVRRTL, via the coding sequence ATGAAGGGAACGCTGGTTAGTATTGTACTTCTGGCAATCAAGGCTCAATTGGCTCGAGCAGGTGAAGATGGTGGTCCGTTAGATGAAGGTGAGCCCGGGGATGAAACGCCGATTCCTGATGATCCGGAGGATGTGAACCCAATTACGGAAGAGATGTTCTCTTCTTGGGCACTCTTTATCTTGCTCTTCCTTCTTATAGCAGCATTGTGGTCCTCATATATGTTAACAAGGAAACGGGTCAGAGCTGTTCACGAAACCGTGTTATCGATTTTTTACGGAATGCTAGTCGGTCTCATCATCAGATTGACCCCAGGTCATTACATTCAGGACACGGTAACGTTCAATTCGTCGTATTTCTTTAACGTATTACTACCGCCGATCATTTTGAATTCTGGGTATGAGTTGAATCAGgttaatttctttaataACATCGTTTCGATCCTAACGTTTGCAATTCCTGGAACTTTAATATCTGCTGTTGTGCTTGGGACAATCTTGTTCATTTGGACTTCTCTAGGGCTTGAGGGTATCAACATATCATTCGTCGATGCATTATCCGTAGGGGCCACATTGTCAGCAACCGATCCAGTGACTATCTTGTCGATTTTCAATGCATACAAAGTGGATCCCAAACTTTACACTATCATTTTTGGTGAATCTCTACTTAACGATGCAATTTCTATTGTCATGTTCGAAACTTGTCAGAAATTCCATGGTAAAAAATTACAATTCAGTTCATTCTTCGAAGGTATCGGAATGTTTATGATGACTTTCACAGTATCCCTGTTGATCGGATGCATGATTGGGATGCTTGTCGCATTGTTTTTGAAGCACACTTACATTAGAAGATATCCACAGATTGAAAGTTGTATCATCCTTCTAGTAGCTTACCAATCttacttcttctccaacGGTTGTCATATGTCCGGAATCGTATCTCTATTATTCTGCGGCATAACTTTGAAACATTACGCATATTATAATATGTCCAGAAGAACTCAAGTTACTTTAAAATACATTTTCCAACTACTTGCAAGATTATCAGAAAACTTTATCTTTATTTATCTTGGCCTAGCTTTGTTCACCGAAGTGGAATTGGTGTACAAGCCAATGTTGATCATTATTACAGCAATATCCATATGTGTGGCACGTTGGTCAGCGGTACTTCCGTTGTCTAATTTCGTTAATTGGTTTTACAGAATGAAAACTCTCAGATCAATGGGTTTGAATGCGAACTCTGAATCCGAATATTCAATTCCAGATGAAATTCCTTACCAATACCAGATGATGGTGTTTTGGGCTGGTCTTAGGGGTGCTGTTGGTGTTGCATTAGCCATGGGTATCCAAGGTGAATTCAAATTTACCCTATTAGCTactgttcttgttgttgttgttttaaCCGTTATAATTTTCGGTGGGACTACAGCTAGTATGCTAGAGATTCTCAACATTAAGACCGGCTGTGTAGATGAGAATGATATTAGTGACGATGAATTTGACATTGAAGCACCCCGTCCAATCTCTTTAGCTAATAGCAGTTTGAACTTGTCGACAGACTTCAGATCTGATTTCCCACCGTTGGCTACAAGCGTCAATGCCGCTGCAGGTATAATATCGCCCGAAGACACTCCAAGTCAACAATTAAATGGCCCGAGGTTCTCATTTGATGGTGCTCAAATAAGAAGCTCCGTTGACAAAATTTTCCAGCAGGATCAATGGTTTGCAAACTTTGATGAGCAGGTCCTAAAACCAGTATTTTTGGACAATAATTCCGCAATACCTTCTCAAACAAATACTAAATCATCAAACTCCCCAAATGACATGTCAGTTCGACGGACGTTGTGA